In the Aliarcobacter cryaerophilus genome, one interval contains:
- a CDS encoding 6-hydroxymethylpterin diphosphokinase MptE-like protein yields MDKQKQLEELQKTLSQIYLKNIEFFKKNHINIYEKVVFFEKQNIQNYSLEFINDEFKLLDLKTKQDLYKKEPFSDSLDRVNNFSLSNAFNLIKMEQLIKKNHYEGEINSYIYLNEYIKKFENIEIKINKFIFIGTLLGVHLNDFHNSLNAKSYLIIEPNIEIFRLSLFLCDYESLSKNSKLFFAINEDSFGLENITKKFLEDRYELNHLIHFELSDENNSYLIEELQNIFIHSSQMRYPFSDFIISLKRGYNYFFEEKKSIINLSQNQNLFENKKILFLGAGVSLAKNLEWVYLNQDKFIIVASSAVLKHLRILEIIPDIILAVDGQKEPMLEQFNTDSKMYKDSIILASIKLDTKLFLKLKHTKIFFMQNALELFSNYGFLSGVTVGDIGIDIIARLGAKEIYLLGVDASIDSKNGKTHVGTHKSSRKLNLNVKNSGDFREDIVYVKGNFEEEVPTFREYLEMIESAEDIIFKHSEFVKVYNLGSGAYFKGATPLKIEELKSNLEQIDKEILDIKLFESFKKISKQNLEEIDTKEIIKEKKVLKKLNTIKIEKFHQEFKIFFEKYPNSMICNIFDRFFKLILPYNKILENKEVNKILEKQIYEVLSSFNSIFDRIDIKSQKVRND; encoded by the coding sequence ATGGATAAACAAAAACAACTAGAAGAGTTACAAAAAACTTTAAGCCAAATATATCTTAAAAATATAGAGTTTTTTAAAAAGAATCATATAAATATTTATGAAAAAGTAGTTTTTTTTGAAAAACAAAATATCCAAAACTACTCTTTGGAGTTTATAAACGATGAATTTAAACTATTAGATTTAAAAACAAAACAAGATTTATACAAAAAAGAGCCTTTTAGCGACTCTTTAGATAGAGTAAATAACTTTTCTCTTTCAAACGCTTTTAATCTTATAAAAATGGAGCAATTGATCAAAAAAAATCATTATGAAGGTGAAATAAATAGTTATATATATTTAAATGAATATATAAAAAAGTTTGAAAATATAGAGATAAAAATCAATAAATTTATATTTATAGGAACTTTGCTTGGAGTTCATTTAAATGATTTTCACAATAGTTTAAATGCTAAAAGTTATTTAATAATCGAACCAAATATTGAAATTTTTAGATTATCTTTGTTTTTGTGTGACTATGAATCTTTAAGTAAAAATTCCAAACTCTTTTTTGCAATAAATGAAGATAGTTTTGGTTTAGAAAATATCACAAAAAAGTTTTTAGAAGATAGATATGAATTAAATCATCTAATTCATTTTGAATTATCAGATGAAAACAACTCATATTTAATAGAAGAGTTACAAAATATTTTTATTCATAGTTCTCAAATGCGTTATCCTTTTAGTGATTTTATAATTAGCCTAAAAAGAGGATATAACTACTTTTTTGAAGAGAAAAAGAGTATTATAAATCTATCACAAAATCAAAACTTATTTGAAAATAAAAAAATTCTTTTTTTAGGTGCTGGAGTATCTTTGGCAAAAAATCTAGAGTGGGTTTATCTAAATCAAGATAAATTTATAATAGTAGCTTCAAGTGCTGTTTTAAAACACCTTAGAATTTTAGAGATTATTCCAGATATTATTTTAGCTGTTGATGGTCAAAAAGAACCAATGCTTGAGCAGTTTAATACAGATTCTAAAATGTATAAAGACTCTATAATTTTAGCTTCAATCAAACTTGATACCAAGCTATTTTTAAAACTAAAACATACAAAAATATTTTTTATGCAAAATGCTTTGGAGCTATTTTCAAACTATGGTTTTTTAAGTGGCGTTACTGTTGGAGATATTGGTATTGATATAATTGCTAGGCTTGGAGCTAAAGAGATTTATCTTTTAGGAGTTGATGCTAGTATTGATAGTAAAAATGGGAAAACTCATGTAGGAACTCATAAATCAAGTAGAAAACTAAATCTAAATGTGAAAAATAGTGGAGATTTTAGAGAAGATATTGTTTATGTCAAAGGAAATTTTGAAGAAGAAGTACCTACTTTTAGAGAGTATTTAGAGATGATAGAGAGTGCTGAAGATATAATATTTAAACACTCCGAATTTGTAAAGGTTTATAATTTAGGAAGTGGTGCATATTTTAAAGGTGCTACTCCTTTAAAAATAGAAGAATTAAAAAGTAATTTAGAGCAAATAGATAAAGAAATTTTAGATATAAAACTTTTTGAGAGTTTTAAAAAAATTTCTAAACAAAACTTAGAAGAGATTGATACAAAAGAGATAATAAAAGAGAAAAAAGTACTTAAAAAACTAAATACCATAAAAATAGAAAAATTTCATCAAGAGTTTAAAATATTTTTTGAAAAATATCCAAACTCTATGATTTGTAATATTTTTGATAGATTTTTTAAGCTTATATTACCTTATAATAAAATTTTAGAAAACAAAGAAGTAAATAAGATTTTAGAAAAACAAATTTACGAAGTTTTGAGTAGTTTTAATAGCATATTTGATAGAATTGATATCAAATCTCAAAAGGTAAGAAATGACTAG
- a CDS encoding UDP-N-acetylglucosamine 4,6-dehydratase, with translation MVKILELIGRTKELFQEDIQAHEKELSKIVSNSTFLVIGGAGSIGQAVTKEIFKRNPKKLHVVDISENNMVELVRDIRSSFGYINGDFQTFALDIGSIEYDAFIKSDGKYDYVLNLSALKHVRSEKDRFTLMRMIETNIFNTDKTLQQSIENGTKKYFCVSTDKAANPVNMMGASKRIMEMFVNRKSKQIDVSMARFANVAFSDGSLLHGFNQRIQKNQPIVAPNDIKRYFVTPQESGELCLMSCIFGENRDIFFPKLSVNLHLITFADIAVKYLKNLGYEPYLCKDEDEARELAKTLPQEGKWPCLFTASDTTGEKDFEEFFTHKEVLDMNRFENLGIIKNEAIYDEKLLNEFEANIKKYKQNLQWSKDDIVKEFFRLIPDFGHKETGKYLDGKM, from the coding sequence ATGGTTAAGATATTGGAACTAATCGGTAGAACCAAAGAACTTTTTCAAGAAGATATACAAGCTCATGAAAAAGAACTTTCAAAAATAGTGTCAAACTCTACATTTCTGGTTATTGGTGGAGCGGGAAGTATTGGTCAAGCAGTAACTAAAGAGATATTTAAAAGAAATCCTAAAAAACTTCATGTTGTTGATATTAGTGAAAATAATATGGTTGAACTAGTTCGAGATATAAGAAGTAGTTTTGGATATATAAATGGAGATTTTCAAACATTTGCACTTGATATTGGAAGTATCGAATATGATGCATTTATAAAATCTGATGGAAAATATGATTATGTATTAAATTTATCAGCACTTAAACATGTAAGAAGTGAAAAAGACCGATTTACTCTTATGCGAATGATAGAAACAAATATTTTCAATACGGATAAAACGCTTCAACAATCAATTGAAAATGGAACAAAAAAATATTTTTGTGTAAGTACAGATAAAGCTGCAAATCCTGTAAATATGATGGGTGCAAGTAAAAGAATTATGGAGATGTTTGTAAATAGAAAATCAAAACAAATAGATGTTTCAATGGCAAGATTTGCAAATGTAGCATTTAGTGATGGCTCACTTCTTCATGGATTTAATCAAAGAATTCAAAAAAATCAACCAATAGTTGCTCCAAATGATATAAAAAGATATTTTGTAACTCCACAAGAAAGTGGAGAATTATGCTTAATGTCTTGTATTTTTGGTGAAAATAGAGATATTTTTTTCCCAAAACTTAGTGTTAATTTACACTTAATCACTTTTGCAGATATCGCAGTGAAATATCTAAAAAATTTAGGATATGAGCCATATTTATGTAAAGATGAAGATGAAGCTAGAGAACTAGCAAAAACTCTACCACAAGAAGGAAAATGGCCATGTCTATTTACTGCTAGTGATACAACAGGCGAAAAAGATTTTGAAGAGTTTTTTACCCATAAAGAAGTTTTAGATATGAATAGATTTGAGAATTTAGGAATTATAAAAAATGAAGCAATTTATGATGAAAAACTCTTAAATGAGTTTGAAGCTAATATTAAAAAATATAAACAAAATTTACAATGGAGCAAAGATGATATTGTAAAAGAGTTTTTCAGACTAATTCCAGACTTTGGTCATAAAGAAACAGGTAAATATCTTGATGGGAAGATGTAA